DNA from Sphingomonas psychrotolerans:
GCCTTGTCCTCGGTGGCGAGCAAGGCATGGCCGAAGGTCGCGGCGATCAGCGGCTGATTGTTCGAGCGGCGCGTGGCCTCGCGCAGGGCGCCGAGCGCCTCTGCCGGCTTGCCCGATTCGAGCAGGATCTGCCCTTCGAGCTCGAGGAAATAGGGATCGTCGGGCGCGGTCTTGACCAGCGCCGCGGTCTCCGCCGCCGCCTGATCGGGATAGCCCGATTTGTGATAGGCATAAGCCCGCGCATAATGCGCCGGAGCCGACTGATCGCTCGCCGGATAGCGCCGCAAGGTCGTCTCGGGCTCGGCTACATAGCCGCGCAATTTGGCCTGGACCCGCTTGAAGCGCCGTTCGATGCCGGCATCGAGCGGCTTGTTCCATGACGGCGCGGCTTGCAGGTCGGTCCTCAGCGTCTCGACGCGATCTGCCGACATCGGATGGGTCTGGGCGAAGGGATCGACCTCGGGATTATTCTCGGTCGCGTAATAGCCATAGCGATGCATCTGCGCAGTCAGCTTGTCGAAGAAGCTGAGCATGCCCTTGCCGCTGATGCCCGCGCCCTTGATGAAGCGCACGCCCGCCGCATCGGCCGAGGATTCCTGCACCCGGCTGAACGCGAGATATTTGCCGATCGCGGCGCGCTGGCCCATCATCAGGATGCCGGTGCCCGCCTCGCCCGCGCCCGCCGCCATCGCGGCGGCACCGAGCAACAGGCTGAGGATCGAGATGTTGGTGTAGCCGCCGTCGTTCTGGAACACGGCATGGCCGCCGACGATGTGGCCGATCTCGTGCGCAATCACGCCCTGGACTTCGTTGGCGGTGTCGGCGGCGTCGAGCAGCCCCGAATGGATATAGACGATCTGCCCGCCCGCGACGAAGGCGTTGATCGACTGATCATTGACCAGCACCACCCGGACATTGGCAGGTGAAAGCCCCGCCGCGATGATGATCGGGCGCGACATGTCGGCGAGCAGAGCCTCGGTCTCGGCATCGCGCAGGATCGATTGCGCCGTGGCGGGCTGGACCCAGAGCAGCAGAGCTGCCGAGAGCAGGGCGAGGATGCGCTTCATGGCTGTCCGTATCTCCCCATTTCCA
Protein-coding regions in this window:
- a CDS encoding M48 family metalloprotease, with protein sequence MKRILALLSAALLLWVQPATAQSILRDAETEALLADMSRPIIIAAGLSPANVRVVLVNDQSINAFVAGGQIVYIHSGLLDAADTANEVQGVIAHEIGHIVGGHAVFQNDGGYTNISILSLLLGAAAMAAGAGEAGTGILMMGQRAAIGKYLAFSRVQESSADAAGVRFIKGAGISGKGMLSFFDKLTAQMHRYGYYATENNPEVDPFAQTHPMSADRVETLRTDLQAAPSWNKPLDAGIERRFKRVQAKLRGYVAEPETTLRRYPASDQSAPAHYARAYAYHKSGYPDQAAAETAALVKTAPDDPYFLELEGQILLESGKPAEALGALREATRRSNNQPLIAATFGHALLATEDKANLAEAESVLRTAVARDKENPFAWMQLGTVYERKGDEPRTALATAERAHLMGDMRTALMSARAAMGNLPQGSTDWIRAQDIAMVAQTAMDEEKRRRR